One Peribacillus simplex NBRC 15720 = DSM 1321 genomic region harbors:
- a CDS encoding APC family permease: MENEVTLKRSLKLWQIVMMGLAYMTPMVVFDTFGIVSGITGGHVPTAYIFALVGMLFTAASYGKLVKVFPAAGSAYTYTQKAINPHLGFLVGWSSLLDYLFLPMVNALLTKIYLTALFPGVPTWIWVVLFVAIVTILNLRSVNVLANFNALFVLIQIAIMAVFIILVVKGLNDGEGTGEVFTVKPFVNEGMDFSAIITGATILCFSFLGFDAVTTLSEETPDPKKTIPKAIFLTALWGGIIFITASFFIQLFFPDISRFKEPDAALPEIALYVGGKLFQSIFLCTTFVNTLASGLASHASVSRLLYVMGRDKVFPEKWIGFIHPKWKTPAINVLIVGVISLSALFFDLVTATSLINFGALMAFTFVNLSVISHFIIREKKHRTIKGCIQYLIMPLIGAIAIGILWINLETSSLIMGTSWFIIGFCYLLYITKAFRKAPPQYQVEEIQL, from the coding sequence GTGGAAAATGAGGTTACATTGAAAAGATCACTGAAATTATGGCAAATCGTTATGATGGGGTTAGCTTATATGACCCCCATGGTCGTATTTGATACATTTGGCATTGTATCTGGGATTACGGGCGGGCATGTGCCGACTGCCTATATATTTGCATTGGTGGGGATGCTTTTTACAGCGGCGAGCTATGGAAAACTTGTAAAGGTTTTTCCTGCTGCAGGTTCTGCCTACACTTATACGCAAAAGGCAATAAACCCACATTTAGGATTCCTTGTAGGATGGTCTTCGTTGTTAGACTATTTGTTTTTACCTATGGTAAATGCATTGTTGACCAAAATTTATCTTACAGCATTATTTCCAGGAGTTCCCACGTGGATTTGGGTCGTATTGTTCGTAGCAATCGTCACCATTCTCAATCTACGGAGTGTCAATGTACTTGCAAACTTTAATGCTCTTTTTGTTTTAATTCAGATTGCCATCATGGCAGTGTTCATCATTCTTGTCGTCAAAGGTTTAAATGATGGAGAAGGTACAGGAGAAGTGTTTACGGTAAAGCCTTTCGTAAATGAAGGAATGGACTTTTCGGCAATAATAACCGGGGCCACGATCCTTTGTTTTTCCTTTTTGGGATTCGATGCGGTAACGACACTATCTGAGGAAACGCCGGATCCGAAAAAAACGATTCCAAAAGCGATATTTTTAACTGCACTTTGGGGTGGAATCATCTTCATTACCGCATCTTTCTTTATTCAGCTCTTTTTTCCGGATATATCCCGTTTTAAGGAACCGGATGCTGCATTACCGGAAATCGCCCTTTATGTAGGTGGGAAGCTATTTCAATCCATTTTTCTTTGTACGACTTTCGTCAATACGCTAGCCTCGGGACTAGCATCGCATGCCAGCGTTTCCCGTCTTTTGTATGTTATGGGACGTGATAAAGTGTTTCCAGAAAAATGGATTGGGTTTATTCACCCTAAGTGGAAGACGCCAGCCATTAATGTACTCATAGTTGGAGTCATTTCATTGTCGGCTTTATTCTTTGATTTAGTGACAGCAACGTCACTGATCAACTTCGGTGCATTAATGGCATTTACCTTTGTAAATCTGTCAGTGATCAGCCATTTTATCATTCGGGAAAAGAAACATCGAACGATAAAAGGGTGTATTCAATACTTAATCATGCCTTTAATTGGAGCTATAGCAATTGGCATTCTTTGGATCAACCTTGAGACAAGTTCCCTAATAATGGGGACAAGTTGGTTCATTATTGGTTTTTGTTATCTATTATATATCACAAAGGCATTCCGGAAGGCTCCGCCCCAATACCAAGTTGAAGAAATTCAGCTATGA